CTGAAGAGCAGACTCATTTTCATCTCCAGTACTTATTCTTTTCACAACCACTTGCAAAAGAACGAGCCAGTCAGGTGGAGCATAACTATTCTGAAAAAATCAGAGACAAAATATATCAGTTTATACTTCCAGGTGCAAGTAGACTACAATGGAAAATACTGCATTGACTCTTAACCTCGATGAGTTCTGTAATAGCACCAGAAGCAGAGGCACAAACTGGATAACAAGTTATGTCCTCCACATCCTCCATCGTCAACGCCTTCATTAAGGACTGATAAATACTAGTACTCATGTCCTGGTAAGCAAACAAGAATTAGAAAGCCAAATATATAATGTACAGGAATATACATATTACATGAAGCCTTTTCTTTGATCCAGCATGTCCTATGGGATGATGGAATTAAAAAACAGGGAAAGCATGTAACCTCTGGTAGGCATATAGCAAGCTGACCAATAACCCAATTAGCCGTTGAAATCAAATATGGGCTGCATGGATCCAAAGAATATAATGGAAGAATCCGGTTCCTGATCAATGTAATTGTCAAATCTTTCTTTTCAGTCAGAAACTGCAAGATGGATACTGAAATGAATTAGCATTTCTTATAAAAATTCATAAAATAAGACACGCTAGAAGGATATAATTTAAAAATATTACATCTTGGAGGCCTCCATATGCCATCAAAACTCCAAAATAACTGAAATGAAACCCTTTAGTACATCAGGATAAGAGTAAAGTAAATAAACATAGTATTATGTCTAAACGTCTGTAATCCTTTCTTTTATGATAAAGACAACTGATTCTTATGATCTTACTTCCGCACTGCCATTGATGATGCATCTTCACCATGGGAAGGTATAGGAAATTTTGACAGGAATGGGATGACCAATAACTCCCCAATTGAGCTCCTTTCAGATTTCCCTTTACTTTTATCACCTTTCTTACGCTTGGATGCTGCAGGTGCAACTGGTGGACCCTGAAACCAAAAAAGAATGTAAGTAAATGATAGCACCAGCTCCGGATTTTATTTTAATTCAACAAACTACATGGTTCAGTGAAAAATAGCAAATGTGTATGAACTTGGAAGATTGTGCATGTAGCCACTGAAATCGGGATTACAATATAGCAAAACAATCTTTTAAAATGTTTTGCTCAGAATGAACTCAGTACTATGTGTGTTCAACAAACTAGAACAAAAAATGAATCACAACCTTTGACAGCGCTATAACACCAAGTAAATTGATTGCACTTTTTCTGGCAGTGAACAAATCCTCAGTCCATCCTGAAATGTCATCCTGCCAATAAATATATCAGCAACAGAAGGAACACcagaaaaaaaaactagaaacGCTGAATCCTGTCCTTACAAGTTCAGAAGGAAGATTCTTTTGCATATACTCATCAGTATCCTCCTCCCATTCTGCTATATCCTATTATAGACAAAAGTTAGGACTTAGGACAAAAGAAGTGCATATTGGGTATGGTGTTATTTATGACCAAAAGATAGGGAGCTAACCTTCTCATTCAACGCTAATGCTGGAAAAATTGCTGAATCAAGAAGTGAAGAAAAATGTGGTGAAACTAGTCGCCATCCCTTCAAACAAGGGAGCAGATGGACATCAATTTTTGAACATATGAGAGAATCATCATCTCAACTATTTGGTGCAGATACTTACCGGTCCTGTTTCCAAAACTCGAGAAATTACATCAAATGCTAATGAAAAAATCCGATTGGGGAGAGAGTCAAGTTTCTGCAATCATTTGGCCATCTTAGGATCTAATCCAATAAGAATTATAAACAATTATTGGAACAATCATTAATCTAGAATGTCAGCATTGACTCAGGATGCTAGTCTCCATCTTTTTGCACAAATAATTAAATTCTTTGAGATATAGAACTTACACTTAAGTGAATGCTTTGTTTCGATATTTTGATTGCACAGTTGACAATATGTGGCATCTGGCTGAGAACATTGGAGCATAAGTTTTGAAGAAAATATTGGAGCATAGCTGCATAGGTAAAATGGAAAATATGCTAGAAAAGAAGAACAGTAAAGGCCAAAGTACATACTTATCTGCATGTTTCCGGTGACGTGTAACAAGTGCGCACAATATAATGAGACACCTCTTTGCAATCTTGAGCCTTATGGTAGGTCCATCTTCAATAGGACTATTAAAGTTCAAAGAATCTAGTATACAGAACATGTCTTTGCAAAAGGAAGGTAAAATTTGTTTCACCCTAGATGGCATGTATGACCTCACCTGCAAGATTATAACAATTAGATACCCATGAGAAAAAGTTAGCACTTAACAGCATGCATGCCACAAAATTGATAAGCTGCAGTGCTGCACCACAAGTATCAATGCACAGAGAAGCAACTAATGGATTTAGAGACCAAAATGGCAAAGCCAAGCCCAATATAGCAATCCTATAATACCACCATAAACAGACATGAAGCCAAACAACTCAACCCACCATTTCATTGATTTACCTTCCCAGAGTTTAATAATTGGCAATATTAAATATATTCCTGCAAATGATACTTAGTTTTCTGATAGCAAATTTGTGGCTTTCTTCTTCGCCTTAATTACGTTCATGATTCAAGAAAATGTCGTGATGATATTGTTAATACAAAAGGAATAAGAAATAAAAACAGGGCTTACAGTGAAATACATGCATTTGCATGTGATGAGTAGGAGCTGCTCATATTCCAAGTTAGTCCCATCAGGTGACAACAGAACCTATTGCACACACCATAAATGGTCAACAGAAAAGATCAAACTGGCTGTAACATTTAACTAAAAACAGAGTGCACAAACATAATACCTTGTCAGAGAAGTGATGGAATGTCACTTGCAATGGTACAAGAATCTCTGCTGCAATTTGCTCCAACTGTTGTGGAACAGGCTCTTTTGCAACTTTTGGATTCAAGAAATACTGTAAGATGACACATAAATTACAAAAATTAAATATGGAACATATTAAAATACTATGGGTGAATTCTGGAACATTAGTGGATAGAACTAAATAAATTAGTGTGGACAGTACAAGTCTGATAGCAGCATACTAGACTTACTAGTGTATTGAAATGCTAAGTTATGAGTATAGCATCAAGAACAGAGTATACCAGGGAATAAGGATAAAATAGTGAACTCCAGAAATAAATGAATCAGCTTTCAGTTTCATTCATAGGAAAGCTAGTAACTTCACTCTGAACAAGAAATTGGTAACTGTGTATAATACAAGGGCTACACTGTATAGCCGTCAAAGTCACAATCATATGTTCATGCTTCTATAGATAAACCCGAGGGAGAAACAGGTGGTCTTCAAAAACTGCCAGAAGCATAGAAAGCAAGAGATGTACCTGGAAGGGCCTCACAACCGATTGAAGTACTTTGAGAGCATTAATGGTATTCCACTCAGGATGCTGGCCTGGACTAACTAGATTGCTGCTCTGGATCACTAATTTCAACTGAGGGATAAGCTCAGGCCACAAGTTATCCTTGACAAAATCTTTTTCAACAACTTGGCGGAACTGTTCAGAAGATATTGCAAGCCGTTAgtaaaacaactttaaaacataCAAAACAGGGTTCTAAGCACAGGGATCTTGAGGGATATATAAGAGTATAAGACTTACAACTTCAATCAGCACTCGAAGAATTGCAGGTTCTGCTCGAAGCAAAGCCTGGGCAAGTTGGTCACGGAACTCCTTGTAAACCTCAGACGAACACAGACGGCTTGCCAAATTGCGGCGGGTAAAATTTTTCAAGTATGTCGCTGCAGCGACTCTCATCCCCTGATCACCGTCCCCTATAACCACATCACAAATAGTAAGAACTAAGAACATAatcaccaaactttcacatgtTAATAACTAACTTCTGCTTATGTTTAAAAGGAATTTCTCTTTCCCAAGTAAAAAGCATATGACTTGCAATCAATTGAATTATACCCATAGCCATAGTTGGTGGATTCATTCATGTCCCACAATCTAagattttcctaaatttggtcttcCCATGTGCATAAACAGAATCCAGACATGGTAAGTGCCATCTTTCAGTAAAATTCAGGAGGATTTTTGGTGCTGTGCGTGCCAGCTTACTGTAGCTCATACGCATCGGACACTCGGAACTAGCAATCGCATCAGTAGAGCCACGCAAGGTATTAATTCTCGATGGGAAAAAGGCACTATTTTTCACGGAATCACAGTGAAACAAGCGAACATCCCATGCCAGCCGGAAGCAGCTAGACGCTGGGAACACAATCCACACACCGGGATCCCCAAAATTGAGCTCCAAGTAGAGCAATTAAAGGCGCAAGATTTCGCAAGACTGGACGAGACTAGAGCTGGGGCGCGAGCACAGCTTCAATTTCAAGCAGCGGCtggaggaaggaaggaaggaaggaagggggtacctgcggcgacggcgaggatGGCGAGGGGGAAGCGTGGGTCCGCAGCGAGCGCGTCGagccccgcggcggcggcgtccaccGACGCCTTGTCGGGGCTGAGGGTGGCCGCGAGGAGCCGCCgcagctcgtcgccggccagggCGGCGGCGGGGGTGTCGAACTCCATGGAGGCTGAACCCTAGGATATTTTCCCCCCTTTCCCTTTTTTGATTGACCAACTGGAGCGGCAAGTGGAGGGAAAGAAGAAGGGCTGCGTATTGCGCGGGAGAGTGTGGCGGGAAAACGAAATGTTAGTAGCAAAATCATCGAAGGGGCGGAACAATGATTAGGCGCCGTTTGTCGGTGCTTGGGATTCTCTCTGTTTTTTCTATTTCCACTTTTGTTTTCTCCAGGTTCTTTACTTTGTAGAATTTCACTTTCGTGAGATTGTTTGGCTACCCATACGTGGAAGAAACATACTCCATCTGTCCCGCTTTAATAGTCGCTTTGGGTTATTACCAGGTGCAGCGACGATTGAATGCACTCTACTATGTTGTGTGTCCAAATGCACTCTACTATGCTGTGAATGTAGACGATTGAATGAATTGCCACAATGACCTTTAAagcgggacggagggagtatgtatgTGTGGGGGTGTCATTATGATGAGAAACCACAATAAAACCAAATTGTCGGTCTTGCTTTCTGTTTGAGTTTCAAAATATAAGGAAACATTTTTTCCGCTATGTATGAATCATTGGTATGTCATTCGGAGAATAATTCAAGAATCGCTTTTCACGTGTCATTAGAAGGATAACTTTCAAGCACCATGGGCCAAAATGGTGTGGTCAATGTGGAGCCTCGCCACAGCAAGCTCGAATGATGCCGATGACCATCCGAGCGGTCATGGATGATCAGCTGTTGCATCACCCGTGAAACAACACAAGTTTGGCTGACCTCGCCCCTTGGGGACAAGGGGTTCTCCCTTTCATCAAGGAAGTGGCTGATTTTTTTTCTTGAGGAAAGGAGGAATTTTTCGGACCAATTGTGGTATTTGAGAATAGTTGCACAAACCCTCATATTGTTAGTTTGTTCTCATTACAGGGATATTTGTATGatagattgaaagtgcatctagccttttagtgggttttggatcaTTGAataacaacgtgattaaaggactaacccgtttgctaagtgtggacaggtaataggttatctcacaggttcttaatgaaagccaaaatgatgtggtgttgtgtaaacaatctagttcaagtacaagacaacaatgcaaatggaattcatgcaaaggcttaattattgtgggacttccatgttctatgtgaaagcaagcttgtaagaattaattaatgagacataagggattgcatatggattggtctcatatttgaagcttgctaaattgaaatgaaaatgataacaatacatgaatggatgattcaacacaagatgtgacttgatggcttgagatggtgaagatagcaagaaaaggcttcgatgtactaagcaagggtgaagggcaagcgacgacttggcggccgaagaacctagctagggtgaagaaggaagtacttgcatttagttgaggtactaatcaagctatgatgttcatgtttatgtggagaatcaaatcactattggagtgtttgatggaagtgacttgatacatttgggattattcaaatttgatgaatggaatcaagtcacatgctcaagatggctatgctcaagtgaaaagatcaacatcaacatgttagcacccttacttgatgaagattggaagggacggcatcaattcaaaagagatcaactcaagtggtataaatttatttttcctttgatcttgagtttaataggtatgtcgtactattaagagagatgcatcatgttgatagataatgtttcataagtgctcaagccaacccatgtgagttttttagtatttgagcgacaaaagagctaactttatttttgctggtctggcaataccggacatgtccggtatttacccagcaatggtaaaactgttgttctcgggttggttcgtcgggagttccgacgtaagtcgggagttccgacggtcgtgagtcccggcatgggtcgggagttccgacgtctcgcactttaactgacttggagggttcactgtcctggtcataccggacgtgtccggtatgcatgaccagaagccaacggctagttttcaaaag
This sequence is a window from Miscanthus floridulus cultivar M001 chromosome 10, ASM1932011v1, whole genome shotgun sequence. Protein-coding genes within it:
- the LOC136485661 gene encoding uncharacterized protein, with product MEFDTPAAALAGDELRRLLAATLSPDKASVDAAAAGLDALAADPRFPLAILAVAAGDGDQGMRVAAATYLKNFTRRNLASRLCSSEVYKEFRDQLAQALLRAEPAILRVLIEVFRQVVEKDFVKDNLWPELIPQLKLVIQSSNLVSPGQHPEWNTINALKVLQSVVRPFQYFLNPKVAKEPVPQQLEQIAAEILVPLQVTFHHFSDKVLLSPDGTNLEYEQLLLITCKCMYFTVRSYMPSRVKQILPSFCKDMFCILDSLNFNSPIEDGPTIRLKIAKRCLIILCALVTRHRKHADNQMPHIVNCAIKISKQSIHLSKLDSLPNRIFSLAFDVISRVLETGPGWRLVSPHFSSLLDSAIFPALALNEKDIAEWEEDTDEYMQKNLPSELDDISGWTEDLFTARKSAINLLGVIALSKGPPVAPAASKRKKGDKSKGKSERSSIGELLVIPFLSKFPIPSHGEDASSMAVRNYFGVLMAYGGLQDFLTEKKDLTITLIRNRILPLYSLDPCSPYLISTANWVIGQLAICLPEDMSTSIYQSLMKALTMEDVEDITCYPVCASASGAITELIENSYAPPDWLVLLQVVVKRISTGDENESALQFKLLGTIVESGQEKVLSHIPEIVSNIANTVMELLPPIPDPWPQVVEQGFAALVAMVQAWESSAPDENKTHEKRAWQSGQSAIAETISLLLQKPWLLQVDNMENIGSALPPPSCVNDASVLLEFVMSSVTCMEETASMKVFELVAIWADTIANWDSWEEMEDEGVFNAIKEAVNFHQRFDLDGFFLKMLPSQTENASQSSVIGRVSNFVTRAIAAYPSATWRACSCIHTLLHAPNFSLGTQDARKTIAESFAQAAFSRFKSISDSPVGLWKPLLLAISSCYICYPDAIEQILNNFDGNGFAIWTSALAQVSSSSFNPGLSSESEIKLAVLTLSTVINHLMSLSMGGTKVLQDCYVSLMESCIQLKEVQDNGDNDDDDGAEDLDDDDEDEDTEDDDEDSDDDDVREETEEEFLERYALAAAGESIEAIEEGDIDEETQDIELGSLDDVDIQEVVISLMQKRPALQAQTFPDSLVERITETFPEYQRFFQVHRQA